In the genome of Luteitalea pratensis, the window GTACAGGTGGCGAGCAGGTCGTTCGAGACGATGCCGATGGCGGCGCGCAGATCCCACTGGGTCCAGCGATCCTGGCCGAGCACGGTCACCGAGCTCTCTGGCCGAGCCAGAGGCCACAGGTCGCGGGTGACGAGCTTGAGGACCGTGCTCTTGCCGGAACCGTTCGGCCCGACCACGGCCACATGCTGGCCGGCCGGAATCACCAGGGAGAAATCGTCGAGGATCGTGGCGTTGTCGCGGATCACCGTAACGTGGGAGAAGGCCAGCAAGGCGTCGGACATGTCGTCGCCGAGCATGGTAGCCCGTTGTCTCTCGCGTCCCGCCCGCTGTGCCTTGCACGTGGGCCCGCGTCGGATTTGCCCCATGCGTCGTGAAGAAGGACACGGTCACCACTGGACCTTGGTCGATGGAGCGGCGCCACGGGTTGTCAGGGGGCCGAAGCGGGCGCAAGATACGGCCTGCGGCGAGCGCAAGCCCACGATCGTCGGATGGTCGCGCGACGGCATGTCGCGTGCATCGGAGGAAGCATGGCCAGTGCGTGTGCTCGCTCGGCTCAGCGGATCGGATGGGTCTGGCCCTGCGCCCTCGCATGTGCAGCGCTGACGACTCCGAATCCCGTTGCGGTCGTCCACGCGCAGGTCGCGCCCCCCTCGTCCATCAGTTCGGCAGCGGTCACGTTCAAGCCCGAACCTCCCCTGCGCAGCTACGTCGCCATCCGGCGCCTCGAGTCTGCAAACGATCGACACAACAAGGCTGCGTGGCTCGTCGTCCGCACCTGCCTCAATGACGGCGTGTTCACGTGGGAAGCGCTGGACGAAGGCGGGTCCGAACTGATCCGGAAGCGGGTCCTGCGCGAGACGCTCGACAAGGAGGCGCAGGTGCACCGCGAAGGACTGTCGCGCCGCGGCGGCCTGACCGACGAGAACTACACGTTCTCCCCGCCGTCACCCGTCGAGGGTGGCGTGCGTGTGGCGATCGATCCTCGCAAGCGCGAGGACATGCTCGTCAAGGGCGAGATGTGGCTCTCGCCCGAGGGCACGCTGCTGCGCATCGAAGGCGATCTCGTCAAGCGGCCGTCGTTCTGGACGAAATCCGTACACCTGATCCGCCAGTACGGGCGTGTCGACGGCACGCACGTGCCGTTGCGTCTCGACATCGTGGCGCAGGTGCGACTGGTCGGCACGTCGCGACTGTCGATGACGTACCAGTACCTCGAGATCAACGGTCGCCCCGTGCAGGATGTCTCGGAGACCTCGCTGATCACGCGCGCCACAGCCGTTCGAGCGCCGTCGCACTGACCCACCCGCCTGCCTAGGGAATCAGCCGGTAACACACCACCGCCACTGCCGTCGGCAGCAGCGCGGCCGCCGCAAGCGACAACGGCGAGATCGCGCCGCCGAAGAATCGCCCGAGAATCGCCTGTCCGGCCGGATTGGGCGCATTGGCGATCACAGTCAGGCCGCCGCCCGTGACGGCGCCCTCGACGACGGCCATCTTCGCCGCCTCGCCGAGGTTCGGCACGAGCGTCGCCAGGTAGGTGATGAGTGCGTTGTCGTTGAACGCCGTCAGCAACGCCGCGCCGAAGAAGAGCGGCGTCTCGCTGAGGCTCGCGAGCACCGGTGCGATCCACCAGCCCTGCAAGCCGCCGTGAATCACCAGGCCCGCGAGGAAGAAGCCCACGAGCAAGGGCGATTTGAGCGGGACTTCGGCCTGGCAGGCGCTGGTCGCCTTCACGAACCCGAGGAAAAACAGGAAGCCACCGATGAACAGCGCGGGGTAGTGCGAGTTGACCACCGTCCACGCCATGAACAAGCAGTGCACGACGATGATCCACGCGGGCACGGGGACTAGCAGGCCGTGACCGCTGGCGACCGCATCGGCGTCGGGGACCTCGGGGTCGATCACCGCCGGACGCGTCGCCAGTGCCTGCAGTTCGGCGCGGAACATCGTGTAGTAGAGAAGCGCGGATCCGAACACTGCCAGCAGCGTGCGCCAGCCGAAATGGCTCATCACGTACCACATGTCCCATCCCCACGGGCGCGCGACCATCAGGATGGGCGGTGCGGCGAAATGGGTCAGCGTGCCGCCGATCGAGACATTAACGAACAGCAGGCCCAGCGTGGCGTACTTGAGGCGCTGGCTCGGGTTGAGGTCGAAGAACTGCCGCGAGAGCAGCAGCGCGCAGATGGTCATCGCCGCCGGTTCGGTGATGAACGAGCCGAGCAGCGGGCCGATCGTCAGCGTCGCGAACCACCAGGCCGCTGGCGTGCTTCTGCCGAGCGTCGCCACCTTGCCCATCGCCCATTCGGCAAGGACGATGATCGGCCGCGTCGAGGCCAGGGCCATGATGACAACGACGAACAGGGGCTCGGTGTAGTTGACCGTGTCGTTGACGTAGTGCTTGGTGAGTGTCCACCCGCGGGCCCACGTAGCCGCGGCGAGCAGCACCACCGCCCACAGGCCGAAGACCACCTCCACCTCGCCGACGAAATGGAGGATCTCCGACAGGAACGCGGGTTGCCGTGGCCTGCCCGCGGCATCGGCGTCATGGTCGGCGCGGTGCTGGATGTCGTGCGCGAGCGCGAGGACGCGCGGCGCCAGGAAGGTGTGCAGGATGGCGAGGCCGAAGATGCCGGTCGCGACGATATTGGCCGGATCCTGGGCGATGCGATCGGACAGCGTGTGCAACAGGCCGTCCGGTGACGCCGGGGGGTAGTCGGACAGCGGCGTCGGGAAATGCGCGTGACTCGGGGGACCGGCCATCGCCCGAACATAGCGGAGCCGGGCGCGCGCCACAAGCGAGAGACGGCGGGCGAGCGGCGCGTCCACGCGTGATACGCTCCGGCCGACCCTCGAATCCGGGAGCCCGAGCCTCATGCTGCATCCCTCGCCTTCCTCACGCGCGACCACCGCGAATGGCCTGTCGTACCATGCGCTGCTTCGTCGATCGGCCATCGTCCTGGCGATGGCGCTGGTCCTGTCAGCACTGGTGATTCCGGCGTCGTCTGTGCGTGCCCAGGCCGCCGCCCCAGGCGGTCCGCCCCTGCGGATCGCCATCGCCGGCCTCGTGCACGGGCACGTGCGCGGTCACATGACCGCGATGGTCAAGCGCACGGACGTCGAACTGGTCGGGGTGTACGAGCCGGACGCGGCGCTGCGCCAGACGTTTGCCGAGACACACACGATCGACGCGGCGAAGATGTTCGCCGACCTGGACCGGCTGATCACGACGGCCCGGCCCGAGGCGCTCGTCGTCTACACCAACACCTTCGATCACCTGAAGGTCATCGAGATTGCCGCGAAGCATGGCGTGCACGTGATGGTCGAGAAGCCGCTGGCGGTGTCGACGGCACATGCCAGGGCGATCGAGGCCGCCGCCATGCGCGGCAAGATCCACGTGCTGGTCAACTACGAGACGACCTGGTACCGCAGCCACCGCGCGATCTGGAGGCTGATGCACGAGGAGAAGACCGGCGGCCGGATCCGCAAGATCGTGGCGATGGATGGCCACTTCGGACCGAAGGAGATCGGCACCCAGCCCGAGTTCTTCGACTGGCTCTCGGATCCGGTGCGCAATGGCGCGGGGGCGTTGTACGACTTCGGCTGCTACGGCGCCAACATCGCGACGTGGCTGCTCGACAACGAACGGCCGATCCGTGTGACGGCGGTGACCCAGCGCAACAAGCCCGCGATCTACCCCAAGGTGGACGACGAGGCCACGATCGTCATGGAGTACACGGGCGCGCAGGCCATCGTGCAGGCGTCATGGAACTGGCCGGACCATCGCAAGGACCTCGAGGTGTACACCGAGAGCGCCGCGGCGTGGGCGACGGGCGGCGCGGCCTTGCGGACCAAGCTCCGTGGCCAGCCGGTCGCCGACGTGCCGGTGGAGGACTGGCCGGTGGACGAGCAGAACGCGCTGAACTACCTCACGGCCGTCGTGCGCGGGCGCCTCGTGCCGTCGGGCCCGACCTCACTGCAGAACAACGTGATCGTCTCGGAGATTCTCGACGCCGCACGCGAGAGCGCGAAGACGGGACACGCCGTCATGTTGTCGGGTAAGTAGGTCACGCGCAGACCACCTGGCCGGTGACGACCAGGGCTATCCAAAGTCAGTGCGCTGCTATCGTCGCGCGGGCGCCTCGTACGGGCATATCCTGCTGTTGTGCCCAAGCGCGCGCTCGGCCTCGGCGCAGCGGTGTTGGTGGCATCGGCGACGGTTGCCGGTGTCGCGATCCGGTATGCCTGGCTGGTGGCCAGTTCCCCGGACCCAGCGGGCCGGACGGCCGTCGTTGCGCTGACCGCGATTGCGGTCCTCGTCGTGCTCCAGGTGGCACTGGGCTGGCTGGTCTACACCCGCGTCGCGGAGCGGGAGGCACTCGCCCTCAGCGCGGAACGTGCCTGGGATGAGGCGCTGCAGCGGAGCGAGCAGCAGCGCCGGCGGGTGATCGACGAGGTCGAGCAGGTCATCTTCCAGGTGGATGGCCACGGCCGACTGACGTTCCTGAATCGCGCCTGGCAGGTCCTCACCGGATACGCCGTCCACGACTCCCTCGGGCAGACCTTCGAGACATGCGTACACCCGGACGACCGCGCCGCGGCACAACAGTTGTACGGTGATCTGCTGGCCCGCCGGGCCGACGAGGCACACCAGGAACTGCGATTCCTGACGAGCGAGGGCTCGATTTGCTGGATGGCCATCGCTGCCCGGCCGATGATCGAGGGAGGCACTCCGCAAGGTGTCGCCGGCACGATCACCGACGTCACCGCGCGCCGGCACGTGCAGCAGGAACTCGAGGGGGCGCGCGTCGCCGCCGAGCGTGCGAGCGCCGCCAAGAGCGAGTTCCTCAGGTCGATGAGCCACGAGATGCGCACGCCACTCAACGGCGTGCTCGGCTTGATGGAACTGCTCCTGGCGACCCGGCTCGATCCGCTGCAGGCGCGGTACGTCGCGGTGGCGCGGGCGTCGGCCACTCATCTCGCCACGCTCATTACCGAGATCCTCGATCTCGCACGCATCGAGGACGGCGCGCTGGTGCTGGATCGTGCCCTGTTCGACTTGCCCGATCTCGTCGAGAGCAGCCTGGACGTCGTCGCGGCGGAGGCGTCGCGCAAGAAGCTGCACCTCTCGTGCACCGTCACGCAGGACGTCCCGACCTGGGTGATCGGCGACCCTGGCCGATTGCGGCAGGTGCTCGTGAGCCTCCTGGCCAACGCCGTGAAGTTCACCGAGCGCGGCGAGGTGCACGTGCACGCAGGCGCGCAGGTCGATGTGCCCGCTCGCACGGCGCGCTTACGCATCGAGGTCCACGACACGGGGATCGGCATGACGACAGACCTGATCGACCGGCTGTTCCTGCCGTTCACGCCAGGGGATGCCTCGAACACGCGCCGGCACAGCGGCACCGGGCTCGGCCTCACCATCTGCAAGCGCCTGTTGGACGCCATGGAAGGCACCATCGAGGCGCGCAGCGAGGCGCGTGCCGGCGCCACCTTCACCGTGACGCTGCCCATCGAGGTCGCGGATGCGGCGATGGTCGAGAGCCAGCGCGAGGGCGACGTCCCGCTGCGAGTGCTGGCGGTGTTGCAGGACCCGGCCGATCGGGCCGAGGTCGCCCGCTTGCTCGAGGGCTGGCGCTTCGACGCCGGTGTCGTGGCCGATTGCGACGAAGGGCTCGAACACGTCCGGCAGACAACGCCCTCGCGCTGGCGCTTCGGCGTGGTGCTGCTCGACGGTCTCGCGCCTGGCGCGGCCGCTTTCGCGCGCTATCTCCGCGACCTCTCGCCCGCGCCCGGGGTCGTGTGGATCACCCCCGAAGATGGCCGTGTGCCGGGCGAGATCTCCAGCGTTCGCGAGCGGATCGACCGCCCCGTCAAGGGCCCCGCCCTGTTTGACGCCATCATGCAGGCGGTCGTCGGATCGTCCCCGGGTCAGGGCGAACGGCCGCCGCCACCGGCGTGGCCGCGACGCCTGCGCGTGCTCGTCGCCGACGACCATGACGTCAACCAGATGGTCGTGCGCGACCTGTTGCAGTCGATGGGGCTCGACGTGGACCTGGTGTCGGACGGCGAAGGAGCCGTGGCCGCCGCACTCACCACGCCGTACGACGTCGTCCTCATGGACTGCCAGATGCCCGTCGTCGATGGCCTCGAAGCCACGCGCCGCATCCGGCTGGCGCAGGAGCAGCGCCGCATTGCGCACGCGCCGTGGATCATCGCGCTCACCGCCAATGCCACCGCCGAGGACCGCCAGGCGTGCCTGGCCGCGGGCATGAACGCGTACCTGACCAAGCCCGTGCGCGGCACGGTGCTGCAGCGGACCCTGCTGCGGCTCGTCGGCGGCGATGCCGGGAAGACGGCCGACGAGGAGGACGTGCCGATGACGCCCGCTGCCGCGCCAGCCGCGTCGCTCCACGAGCCCAGGCTCGGCGAGGCCCCTGATGCCGAGGACATCCTGGACCCGGCCGACGTGCTCTTGCGCTGCAACTACAACGCCGACCTCGGCGCGCAGATGCTGCAGTTGTTTGCCGAGTCGCTGCCGGGGGAACTCGAGGCGCTCGAGGCCGCAGCTGCCGCCAACGACCATGACCGGCTGGGGAGGATTACCCACAAGATGCGCGGCGCGGCGGCGACCCTCGCCGCCGTGCGCCTGGCCGGCGCGATCACCGGCATCGAACTGTTCCTGAAGTACGGTGACGGCGGCCCGTTGCCGGAGCTGCTCGCCGAGGTTCGCCACGAGAGCGCCCTGTTCATCGGCGTCGTCCCGCAGATCGTCCGCCGACTCACGGAAGGCACCGCGCCGTCGCGTCAAGGCTGAGCCCGTGGCCCTTCCGGATTGACGGGGTTGCTCAGAGTCCGATAGCGTGGCGCGGTCATGACCGAGGCTTTACCCGCCGTCGAGGTCCTGGGGGCCGCCTGGTGCGTCGACACCGCTCGCACCCTGCGTTGCCTGCGCCGCATCCGCGTTCCCTTCCACGTCAGCGACGTCGATGATCACCTCGACGCGCTGCAGGAGGTCACCCGGATCACGGGCGGTGAACGGCGCACGCCGGTCGTCCGCGTGGGCTCGCAGGTCCTCGTCGAGCCGTCCAACGAGGTGCTGATTCGAGCCCTGGAAGAGGCGGGGCTGCTGGCACCCTCGACGGTGCTCGCTTTCGAGCATGGACAGAACGTCGGCGATCTCGAGCGCGTGCTCCGGCTGGTCGGGGCCGGGCTCGCGATCGCGGCGACCACAGACATCCCTGCTC includes:
- a CDS encoding putative Na+/H+ antiporter, which translates into the protein MAGPPSHAHFPTPLSDYPPASPDGLLHTLSDRIAQDPANIVATGIFGLAILHTFLAPRVLALAHDIQHRADHDADAAGRPRQPAFLSEILHFVGEVEVVFGLWAVVLLAAATWARGWTLTKHYVNDTVNYTEPLFVVVIMALASTRPIIVLAEWAMGKVATLGRSTPAAWWFATLTIGPLLGSFITEPAAMTICALLLSRQFFDLNPSQRLKYATLGLLFVNVSIGGTLTHFAAPPILMVARPWGWDMWYVMSHFGWRTLLAVFGSALLYYTMFRAELQALATRPAVIDPEVPDADAVASGHGLLVPVPAWIIVVHCLFMAWTVVNSHYPALFIGGFLFFLGFVKATSACQAEVPLKSPLLVGFFLAGLVIHGGLQGWWIAPVLASLSETPLFFGAALLTAFNDNALITYLATLVPNLGEAAKMAVVEGAVTGGGLTVIANAPNPAGQAILGRFFGGAISPLSLAAAALLPTAVAVVCYRLIP
- a CDS encoding Gfo/Idh/MocA family protein → MLHPSPSSRATTANGLSYHALLRRSAIVLAMALVLSALVIPASSVRAQAAAPGGPPLRIAIAGLVHGHVRGHMTAMVKRTDVELVGVYEPDAALRQTFAETHTIDAAKMFADLDRLITTARPEALVVYTNTFDHLKVIEIAAKHGVHVMVEKPLAVSTAHARAIEAAAMRGKIHVLVNYETTWYRSHRAIWRLMHEEKTGGRIRKIVAMDGHFGPKEIGTQPEFFDWLSDPVRNGAGALYDFGCYGANIATWLLDNERPIRVTAVTQRNKPAIYPKVDDEATIVMEYTGAQAIVQASWNWPDHRKDLEVYTESAAAWATGGAALRTKLRGQPVADVPVEDWPVDEQNALNYLTAVVRGRLVPSGPTSLQNNVIVSEILDAARESAKTGHAVMLSGK
- a CDS encoding PAS domain-containing hybrid sensor histidine kinase/response regulator — encoded protein: MPKRALGLGAAVLVASATVAGVAIRYAWLVASSPDPAGRTAVVALTAIAVLVVLQVALGWLVYTRVAEREALALSAERAWDEALQRSEQQRRRVIDEVEQVIFQVDGHGRLTFLNRAWQVLTGYAVHDSLGQTFETCVHPDDRAAAQQLYGDLLARRADEAHQELRFLTSEGSICWMAIAARPMIEGGTPQGVAGTITDVTARRHVQQELEGARVAAERASAAKSEFLRSMSHEMRTPLNGVLGLMELLLATRLDPLQARYVAVARASATHLATLITEILDLARIEDGALVLDRALFDLPDLVESSLDVVAAEASRKKLHLSCTVTQDVPTWVIGDPGRLRQVLVSLLANAVKFTERGEVHVHAGAQVDVPARTARLRIEVHDTGIGMTTDLIDRLFLPFTPGDASNTRRHSGTGLGLTICKRLLDAMEGTIEARSEARAGATFTVTLPIEVADAAMVESQREGDVPLRVLAVLQDPADRAEVARLLEGWRFDAGVVADCDEGLEHVRQTTPSRWRFGVVLLDGLAPGAAAFARYLRDLSPAPGVVWITPEDGRVPGEISSVRERIDRPVKGPALFDAIMQAVVGSSPGQGERPPPPAWPRRLRVLVADDHDVNQMVVRDLLQSMGLDVDLVSDGEGAVAAALTTPYDVVLMDCQMPVVDGLEATRRIRLAQEQRRIAHAPWIIALTANATAEDRQACLAAGMNAYLTKPVRGTVLQRTLLRLVGGDAGKTADEEDVPMTPAAAPAASLHEPRLGEAPDAEDILDPADVLLRCNYNADLGAQMLQLFAESLPGELEALEAAAAANDHDRLGRITHKMRGAAATLAAVRLAGAITGIELFLKYGDGGPLPELLAEVRHESALFIGVVPQIVRRLTEGTAPSRQG
- a CDS encoding glutaredoxin family protein encodes the protein MTEALPAVEVLGAAWCVDTARTLRCLRRIRVPFHVSDVDDHLDALQEVTRITGGERRTPVVRVGSQVLVEPSNEVLIRALEEAGLLAPSTVLAFEHGQNVGDLERVLRLVGAGLAIAATTDIPAPVRVPLRVLAAGLALTAAIGWCPVYDAQGVTSVGGPGDHPDEAERDSWLATTRPADPSLEPRW